A region from the Pogoniulus pusillus isolate bPogPus1 chromosome 13, bPogPus1.pri, whole genome shotgun sequence genome encodes:
- the ANKS4B gene encoding ankyrin repeat and SAM domain-containing protein 4B encodes MSSRYHKAAADGNLDLLKEATRKDLNSSDEDGMTPTLLAAYHGYLEALEVICGRGGDPDKCDIWGNTPLHHAARNGHIHCVSFLVNFGANIFALDNDLRTPLEAAASRDRHECVRILDKAATEQNMLNPKKVSRLKAQAQRNAEKQIKECEKRQEKHQQEMNRNYVKEKVGTVNSSKGTHSRVKLPNLFASNTTSSFSKNLKDTFKLKGKKAADSTRSQGTQSGELKDEASRRSVMHLFDEKEEDELLNELGERNSSDSDAQLSIFKRPGLGKIVFGRNLAAEVSPGAVSSEKEGISFKMSSELFQFETDEKSKEDGAENGADVPWHEEEVLWDDEEAESTPLEVFLASQMLDEFLPVFMREKIDLDALMLCSDEDLQSIQIELGPRKKILNAVSKRKQALERPGQTADTCL; translated from the exons ATGTCAAGCAGGtatcacaaagcagcagctgatggcaATTTGGACCTACTGAAAGAAGCCACTAGGAAAGACCTCAATAGTTCAGACGAAGATGGAATGACCCCTACCCTTCTGGCAGCATACCATGGGTATCTGGAGGCTCTAGAAGTCATATGTGGAAGAGG aggtgatccAGACAAGTGTGACATCTGGGGGAACACACCTCTGCACCACGCTGCCCGCAACGGCCACATCCACTGCGTCTCTTTCCTGGTCAACTTTGGCGCCAACATCTTTGCCCTGGACAATGACCTGCGCACGCCGctggaggcagctgccagcagagaccGCCACGAATGCGTCAGAATCCTGGACAAAGCTGCCACCGAGCAGAACATGCTCAACCCAAAGAAGGTCTCCAGACTCAAAGCACAGGCCCAGAGGAACGCAGAGAAGCAGATCAAGGAGTGTGAGAAGCGGCAGGAGAAACATCAGCAGGAGATGAACCGGAACTACGTAAAGGAGAAGGTTGGCACAGTCAACTCTTCCAAAGGGACCCACTCCAGGGTGAAGCTGCCTAACCTCTTTGCTTCCAACACAACCAGCTCTTTCTCCAAAAACCTGAAAGACACCTTCAAACTGAAGGGGAAGAAGGCAGCCGACAGCACGAGAAGCCAGGGCACACAGAGCGGCGAGCTAAAGGACgaggccagcaggagaagtgtgatgCATCTGTTCgatgagaaggaggaggatgagtTACTGAACGAGCTCGGCGAGAGGAACTCCTCTGACAGCGACGctcagctctccattttcaaGCGGCCAGGCCTCGGCAAGATTGTATTTGGAAGGAATTTGGCTGCAGAGGtaagccctggagctgtgtcttcTGAGAAAGAAGGGATAAGCTTTAAAATGTCCAGTGAGCTCTTCCAGTTTGAAACCGATGAGAAGAGCAAGGAAGACGGCGCTGAAAACGGCGCTGATGTCCCCTGGcatgaggaagaagtccttTGGGATGACgaggaagcagagagcacaCCCCTTGAGGTCTTTCTGGCATCACAAATGCTGGATGAGTTTCTTCCAGTCTTTATGAGGGAAAAAATTGATTTAGATGCCCTAATGCTGTGCTCTGATGAAGACCTGCAGAGCATTCAGATAGAGCTTGGGCCAAGAAAGAAAATCCTGAACGCTGTGAGtaaaagaaagcaagcactgGAGAGGCCTGGGCAGACTGCAGACACTTGCTTATAA